In the Oscillospiraceae bacterium genome, TTATGCAATTTCTTTCTGCTTTTTGTATGGCATTTTTCTGTACATTTCGTTTTGGCAGTTTTCCGCTGCCTACAGTCAGCTGGCGCTGAGTTTTGGCGCCACGCGGCAAAGCATCCGCCGGGCCATTTTGGTGCTTTGGGTGGTGGGCAGTCTGTTTGCCGAGGCTTTTACCGTGCTGGCGGCCCAGCTTTCGCTGTGGATGCCGATGAATGAACCAGCCGGACGCAATGTATTTTTGCTGCAATGCGGGCTGCACCCAGTGGGCGGCTTTTGCCTGATGCTGTTTTTGGCGGCGACCGGCTCTGCGGCCGGTACAGCCTTGCCCGCCGCCTGGCCGCGGACGCTGTGCCTGACCGCAAAGATCCTTTTGTATATTGTGGCGTTTGCCCAGATCTTTGTGTTTATGCTGCTGGCGTACTTTTGTCCGCAGTGGTTTGTGCCCTACTGCGCGGCGCTGGTCGTGGCTGGCTGCCTGTTGATGGCCGCCGCCCTGCGGGCACTGCGCCACATAGCGGTGCGCTGATGTGAGGTGTTTGTGATGAAACGAATGATTTCCGCTTGCCTGCGCTTTGAAGCGCCGGACCTTTGGCTGGCGGTGCCCGCCGCGCTGTTCCCGGTACTGGTGGTCGAAGTGACCGCACTGATGATAGCCGCCACCGAGGATGACCCCGAAGCGCTGGTATTGCTGCCCGGCGTGGGTATGATTTTGACCGTGGTTCTTTGCTGTGTGCTGGGGGTCGTGTACCTGTGCAGCAACTTTCCCCTGCTGCTGCAGTTCAGCGCCAGCAGGCGTGGATCGTTGGCGGGGCTGTGCCTGCATATTCTGCGGATGACCGTACTGGCCGAAGTGATCGCCGCTGCAGCTACTATGGCTCTGGGCGCTGTGAACCATGGGTTCTTCCCACGATTTGCCGTTGGCGAGTTATGGCGGGGCATCCCGGTTTTTGTGTGGCTTGTCTGCGCCGTGCTGCCGGTGCTGGTGGGGCTCGTGTGGGCAGGCGTACTCACCCGGTTTGGCCGCACCGGCGGCTGGGTGCTATACTTTTTGTTTATTGGCGGGTGTTTCAGCACAGACAAATGGCTGCACCCGCTGGCAGAGCAGCCGTGGATGGTGGTGTTTCCCGTGGGCGTGCTGGCGGCACTGGCCGTGTGCGGGGCAAAGTGGTTGATGAAAGCGGCGGTGAAATAGTTACCCTGCTTGTGTAGGGGCTGATGCTTGCACCAGCCTGCGGGTCGCTGCAAGCATCGCCCCCCTACAAATAAAGAAGGCTCCCTCGCCGTGAGGGGGCCTTTTGTGTTTGTGCTGTTTTTTATTCTTCTCCCCCATTTTCGATGAGGGCGTACAGTCCTGCTTCATCGATGACGGGGATACCGAGGGTCTGGGCTTTCGTCAGTTTAGAGCCGGCGGCCTCACCGGCGACCACGTAGCTGGTCTTTTTGCTGACCGAGCCTGCAGCCTTGCCGCCGTTTTGGGTGATGAGGGCTTCGGCCTCCTGGCGGGAGAGCGTGGGCAGCGTGCCGGTTACCACCAGCGTTTTACCGGCCAGGGCAGTGCCCTTCTTCTCGCCGGTCCACTGCATGTTGACCCCGGCGGCGGCCAGGCGAGCCAGCAAGTCCTTGGTACCGTCCTTGGCAAAGAACTCCACCACGCTCTGGGCCATGACTTCTCCGAAGCCGTCGATCTCGCACATCTGCTCCGGCGTGGCCTCCCGCAGGGCGTCCATGCTGCCGAAATGCTCACCCAGCAGGGCGGCGGCCTTATCGCCGATGTTGCGGATGCCAAGGCCAAACAGCAACTTATCCAGATTATTGCGCTTGGAACCCTCGATGGCGGTGAGGAGGTTCTGGGCGCTCTTTTTCTTGAATTTATCGAGGGTCAGCAGGTCATCCTCGGTCAGGGTATACAGATCCGCCACCGTGTGTACCAGCCCCTTGTCGGACAGCTGGATGGCCACTGCCTCGCCCAGACCATCGATGGCCATGGCGTTGCGGGAGGCAAAGTGGATGAGGTTGCGCAGGCTCTGGGCCGGGCACTCGGGGTTGACGCAGCGCAGGGCGGTCTCGTCCTGCAAATGCACCACCGGTGCGCCGCAGGACGGGCAGACCGTGGGCATCTGGAAGGGCTGTACGCCGGGCAGATGGGCCGATACAGCAATGACCTCGGGGATAATATCGCCTGCCTTGCGTACCTGGACGGTATCGCCGATGCCGACGCCCAGGTTGGCGATGATGTCGCCGTTGTGCAGGCTGGCGCGGGACACGCTGGTGCCCGCCAGGAAAATTGGGTCAAACACGGCGGTGGGTGTCAGCACACCGGTGCGGCCGACCGTGACCTCGATGTCGCGAACGACGCTCTCCTTGACCTCGGGCGGGTACTTAAATGCAATGGCCCAGCGCGGGAACTTGTTGGTGCTGCCTAAGGTGCGGCGGGCGGCCAGGTCGTTGACCTTGATGACCGCGCCGTCAATATCAAATTCCAGCGTGCCGCGGGCTTCGCCGATGGCCTGAATCTCTTTAATGGCGTCCTCGATGTTTTCAAACACGCTGTAGCGCGGCGAGACCGGAAAGCCCAGCGCCTTGATATAATCCAGCGTTTCGTGGTGGGTCACAAAGCTGCGTCCCTCGCAC is a window encoding:
- the ligA gene encoding NAD-dependent DNA ligase LigA; its protein translation is MELEQARKRAEELRVIIEKNNRLYYDQDAPELEDFEYDAMTRELKAIEKEYPELVTANSPTQHVGGTASSKFSKVTHAVKMESLQDAFSFDELREFDARVREAGVKPEYVVEAKIDGLSVSLEYRMGQLVRGSTRGDGVVGEDVTENIATIKDIPHELPDAPEFLEVRGEVYMPHSAFFKLKEQQELEDKTPFKNPRNAAAGSLRQKDPSITASRGLSIFVFNLQQCEGRSFVTHHETLDYIKALGFPVSPRYSVFENIEDAIKEIQAIGEARGTLEFDIDGAVIKVNDLAARRTLGSTNKFPRWAIAFKYPPEVKESVVRDIEVTVGRTGVLTPTAVFDPIFLAGTSVSRASLHNGDIIANLGVGIGDTVQVRKAGDIIPEVIAVSAHLPGVQPFQMPTVCPSCGAPVVHLQDETALRCVNPECPAQSLRNLIHFASRNAMAIDGLGEAVAIQLSDKGLVHTVADLYTLTEDDLLTLDKFKKKSAQNLLTAIEGSKRNNLDKLLFGLGIRNIGDKAAALLGEHFGSMDALREATPEQMCEIDGFGEVMAQSVVEFFAKDGTKDLLARLAAAGVNMQWTGEKKGTALAGKTLVVTGTLPTLSRQEAEALITQNGGKAAGSVSKKTSYVVAGEAAGSKLTKAQTLGIPVIDEAGLYALIENGGEE